One Lactobacillus sp. CBA3606 DNA segment encodes these proteins:
- the secY gene encoding preprotein translocase subunit SecY, translating into MLTTMKNALKVKDIRNKILFTLGVLIVFRLGSYITVPGVNAKALQSVASSGLISMLNTFSGGGLTNYSILAMGVSPYITAQIIVQLLQMDIVPKFVEWGKQGEVGRRKLNQATRYLTIILAFVQSIGITAGFNSLSSLKLVSNPSVSTYLTIGLILTGGAMLTTWMGDMITDRGIGNGVSIIIFAGIIARTPTSIYQIYQEQFVNVAKSQWWLSILFVVGLLLLVIIIVMFVTWVEQANDRIPIQYTRRAAGAPDSSYLPLKVNVAGVIPVIFASSFIATPQTILLGFQSSHGDETWYTVMSNIFNMQSTTGAILYTVLIVLFTFFYAFVQVNPEKLSKNLQKQGSYIPGVWPGKDTQGWVSKLLMRLSTVGALYLGLISLIPLLASDIWGLDESIGLGGTSLLIVVGVALETIRQIKGLMMKRDYVGFIR; encoded by the coding sequence TTGCTGACTACCATGAAGAACGCTCTGAAAGTTAAGGATATTCGGAATAAAATTCTGTTCACGTTGGGCGTTTTGATTGTATTTCGTCTTGGCTCTTATATCACAGTTCCAGGGGTTAATGCAAAGGCGCTACAATCGGTTGCATCATCTGGACTGATAAGTATGTTGAATACATTCAGTGGTGGCGGCTTAACAAATTATTCTATCCTTGCTATGGGGGTATCCCCTTACATTACGGCACAAATCATTGTTCAATTGTTACAAATGGACATTGTTCCAAAGTTTGTTGAATGGGGCAAACAAGGTGAAGTTGGACGTCGGAAGCTTAATCAAGCGACGCGATATTTAACAATCATCTTGGCGTTCGTTCAATCGATTGGTATTACGGCTGGTTTTAACTCCCTAAGCTCGCTTAAATTAGTTAGCAATCCAAGCGTGTCAACCTATCTAACGATTGGGCTCATCTTAACTGGTGGCGCCATGTTGACAACTTGGATGGGAGATATGATCACTGATCGTGGGATTGGTAATGGTGTTTCTATCATTATCTTTGCTGGGATTATTGCGCGTACACCAACTTCGATTTATCAAATTTATCAAGAACAATTTGTCAATGTAGCAAAAAGTCAGTGGTGGTTGAGTATTTTATTTGTGGTTGGATTGTTACTCTTGGTCATCATCATCGTTATGTTTGTAACGTGGGTTGAACAAGCTAATGATCGAATTCCAATTCAATATACACGACGTGCAGCTGGTGCACCTGATAGTAGTTATCTACCATTAAAGGTGAATGTTGCCGGGGTTATTCCTGTTATCTTCGCGAGTTCCTTCATCGCAACGCCACAGACAATTTTACTTGGTTTCCAATCCAGCCATGGTGACGAAACTTGGTATACAGTTATGAGTAACATCTTTAATATGCAGTCAACGACTGGTGCGATATTATATACCGTATTAATTGTGCTTTTCACGTTTTTCTATGCGTTTGTTCAGGTTAATCCTGAAAAACTCTCTAAAAACTTACAAAAGCAAGGCAGCTATATTCCGGGCGTTTGGCCTGGTAAAGATACTCAGGGCTGGGTATCTAAATTGTTAATGCGGTTAAGTACGGTTGGTGCCCTTTACCTTGGATTAATTTCCTTGATTCCATTGCTTGCTTCAGATATCTGGGGTTTGGATGAATCAATCGGGTTAGGTGGGACTAGTTTACTAATCGTGGTTGGGGTTGCCCTTGAAACTATTCGTCAAATTAAAGGGTTAATGATGAAGCGCGACTATGTCGGTTTCATTCGTTAA
- a CDS encoding adenylate kinase, translating into MNLILMGLPGAGKGTQAQKILEDFDIPHISTGDIFRAAIKNETKMGLEAKKYIDQGNLVPDEVTNGIVKDRLAEADTANGFLLDGYPRNIDQAHALSQIAKDLDKPLDGVINIHVEPSVLVERLSGRFICRTCGATYHKLYKMPKVEGTCDVCGGHDFYQRDDDKPATVKNRLDVNVKLNTPLIDYYGQEKLLVNVDGDRDIDDVYRDIKAILDNL; encoded by the coding sequence ATGAACCTGATTTTAATGGGTCTACCAGGTGCTGGTAAGGGTACTCAAGCGCAGAAGATTCTTGAAGATTTTGATATTCCTCATATTTCAACGGGTGATATCTTCCGGGCAGCAATTAAAAATGAAACCAAGATGGGCTTGGAAGCTAAGAAGTATATCGACCAAGGTAATCTGGTTCCTGACGAAGTCACCAATGGCATCGTTAAGGATCGGTTAGCCGAAGCGGATACTGCTAATGGTTTTCTCCTGGATGGTTATCCACGCAATATTGATCAAGCACACGCTTTGTCACAAATCGCTAAAGATTTGGACAAACCGTTGGACGGCGTCATTAACATTCATGTTGAACCATCAGTTTTAGTTGAACGACTTTCGGGTCGTTTCATCTGTCGGACCTGTGGCGCAACTTACCACAAGTTATACAAGATGCCTAAAGTTGAAGGAACTTGTGATGTTTGTGGCGGTCATGATTTTTATCAGCGAGATGACGATAAGCCGGCAACCGTAAAAAATCGTTTGGATGTCAATGTTAAATTGAACACACCATTAATTGATTATTACGGTCAAGAAAAATTACTAGTCAATGTTGACGGTGATCGCGACATTGATGATGTCTATCGAGATATCAAGGCAATTCTTGATAACCTTTAA
- the infA gene encoding translation initiation factor IF-1 produces the protein MAKEDVIEIQGTIKETLPNAMFKVELENGAEILAHVSGKIRMHYIRILPGDKVTVEMSPYDLTKGRITYRFK, from the coding sequence TTGGCAAAGGAAGACGTCATCGAAATTCAAGGCACCATTAAAGAAACGTTGCCCAACGCAATGTTTAAGGTTGAACTTGAAAACGGCGCTGAAATCTTGGCACACGTTTCAGGTAAGATTCGCATGCATTACATTCGGATTTTACCTGGCGACAAGGTAACAGTCGAAATGTCACCTTATGATTTAACTAAGGGTCGGATTACCTACCGTTTCAAGTAG
- the rpmJ gene encoding 50S ribosomal protein L36, whose product MKVRPSVKPMCEHCKVIRRKGRVMIICSANPKHKQRQGK is encoded by the coding sequence ATGAAAGTAAGACCATCTGTAAAGCCTATGTGCGAACACTGTAAAGTTATTCGTCGTAAAGGCCGTGTGATGATTATCTGCTCTGCTAATCCAAAGCATAAGCAACGCCAAGGTAAATAA
- the rpsM gene encoding 30S ribosomal protein S13, giving the protein MARIEGIDLPRDKRIVIGLTYIFGIGNTSAQKILAEAGVSEDVRVRDLTPEQEDKIRAVVDGYKTEGDLRREVSLNIKLLQEIGSYRGMRHRRGLPVRGQHTKNNARTRKGKKVSIAGRKK; this is encoded by the coding sequence ATGGCTCGTATTGAAGGAATTGACTTACCACGTGACAAGCGTATTGTCATCGGTTTGACTTACATTTTCGGTATTGGTAATACGTCTGCTCAAAAGATCTTAGCTGAAGCTGGGGTTTCAGAAGACGTTCGTGTACGTGACTTAACTCCTGAACAAGAAGATAAGATCCGTGCCGTCGTTGACGGTTACAAAACTGAAGGTGACTTACGTCGTGAAGTTAGCTTGAACATCAAGTTACTTCAAGAAATCGGCTCATATCGTGGGATGCGTCATCGTCGTGGTTTACCCGTTCGTGGTCAACATACGAAGAATAACGCACGTACTCGTAAGGGTAAAAAAGTTAGCATCGCTGGACGTAAAAAATAA
- the rpsK gene encoding 30S ribosomal protein S11: MATRKTTRRRRVKKNIESGVAHIHSTFNNTLVMITDMQGNAIAWSSAGSLGFKGSRKSTPFAAQMAAEAAAKACMEHGMKIVEVAVKGPGSGREAAIRALQATGLEVSAIRDVTPVPHNGSRPPKRRRV, from the coding sequence ATGGCAACTAGAAAGACAACCCGTCGTCGTCGGGTAAAAAAGAACATTGAATCCGGTGTGGCTCACATCCATTCAACGTTCAACAACACACTTGTAATGATCACTGATATGCAAGGTAACGCAATTGCTTGGTCATCAGCTGGTTCATTAGGTTTCAAGGGTAGTCGTAAGTCAACACCTTTTGCTGCTCAAATGGCTGCCGAAGCTGCTGCTAAGGCATGTATGGAACATGGCATGAAGATTGTTGAAGTCGCTGTTAAAGGTCCTGGTTCAGGTCGTGAAGCTGCAATCCGTGCTTTACAAGCTACTGGTTTGGAAGTTAGTGCAATTCGCGATGTTACGCCAGTGCCTCATAATGGTTCTCGTCCTCCAAAGCGCCGTCGTGTTTAA
- a CDS encoding DNA-directed RNA polymerase subunit alpha has protein sequence MIEFEKPNIHKIDENDNYGKFVVEPLERGYGTTLGNSLRRILLSSLPGAAVTSIQIDGVLHEFSTVEGVTEDVTAIILNVKKIALKLESDETKALEIDVKGPANVTAGDIIGDADVEVLNPDLAICTVADGAHFHMRMTANTGRGYVSAEDNKHREDDMPIGVLPVDSLYSPIERVNYQVENTRVGQRDDFDKLTLDVWTNGSITPSEAISLSAKILTDHLSIFVNLTDEAKNTDVMVEKEETHKEKMLEMTIEELDLSVRSYNCLKRAGINTVQELTNKTEADMMKVRNLGRKSLEEVKAKLADLGLSLRKED, from the coding sequence ATGATTGAATTTGAAAAACCTAACATTCATAAAATTGATGAAAACGACAACTATGGTAAGTTTGTTGTAGAACCACTTGAACGTGGTTATGGTACAACTTTAGGGAATTCACTTCGTCGGATTCTTCTTTCTTCTTTACCTGGCGCTGCTGTTACCAGTATTCAAATTGACGGGGTTCTTCATGAATTTTCAACGGTAGAAGGCGTAACTGAAGATGTTACGGCAATTATCTTGAATGTAAAGAAGATCGCGCTTAAATTAGAATCAGACGAAACCAAGGCATTGGAAATCGATGTTAAGGGACCTGCTAACGTTACCGCTGGTGATATCATTGGCGATGCTGACGTAGAAGTCTTAAATCCTGATTTAGCAATTTGTACTGTTGCAGATGGTGCACACTTCCATATGCGTATGACTGCTAATACTGGTCGTGGTTATGTTTCCGCTGAGGATAACAAACATCGTGAAGATGATATGCCAATTGGCGTTTTGCCTGTTGATTCATTATATTCTCCAATTGAACGTGTCAACTACCAAGTTGAAAACACGCGGGTTGGTCAACGTGATGATTTTGATAAGTTAACCTTAGACGTTTGGACAAATGGTTCAATCACTCCAAGTGAAGCCATTAGTCTATCAGCCAAAATCCTGACTGATCACCTTTCAATCTTCGTAAATCTCACTGATGAAGCTAAAAACACTGATGTGATGGTTGAGAAAGAAGAAACGCATAAGGAAAAAATGTTAGAAATGACGATTGAAGAGTTAGATCTCTCAGTTCGTTCATATAATTGTTTGAAACGTGCGGGTATTAACACGGTTCAAGAATTAACTAACAAAACTGAAGCTGATATGATGAAGGTTCGCAACCTTGGGCGCAAGTCGCTTGAGGAAGTTAAAGCTAAGTTAGCTGACCTTGGGTTATCATTACGCAAAGAAGACTAA
- the rplQ gene encoding 50S ribosomal protein L17, which produces MSYRKLQRTSSQRRALLRDLTSSLIVNGRIETTEARAKEVRSTTDKMISLAKKGDLHARRQAATFMRDIVADVKEEDDNVTVQTALQKLFSDLGPQYADRNGGYTRIYKTMPRRGDGAHMVVLELVD; this is translated from the coding sequence ATGAGTTACCGTAAATTACAACGTACAAGTTCACAACGTCGTGCCTTACTTCGTGATTTGACTAGTTCATTAATCGTTAACGGTCGCATCGAAACTACTGAAGCTCGCGCTAAGGAAGTTCGTTCGACTACTGATAAGATGATTTCATTAGCTAAGAAGGGCGATTTACACGCTCGTCGTCAAGCCGCTACCTTTATGCGGGACATCGTTGCTGATGTTAAGGAAGAAGACGACAACGTAACTGTACAAACTGCTTTGCAAAAGCTATTTAGTGACCTAGGTCCTCAATATGCTGACCGCAATGGTGGTTATACACGAATTTACAAGACTATGCCTCGTCGTGGCGATGGTGCCCACATGGTTGTCTTGGAACTCGTTGACTAA
- a CDS encoding polyprenyl synthetase family protein, which translates to MQATQLHPLWHDYPTLQPELQQVMQLMDANINISDTAITSAILEMIHSGGKLLRPAYCLLFSQFKTTDRQRMIALAAALETLHTATLIHDDILDDAKLRRHQASIQEQFGKDVAVYAGDYLFVVVFKILAQYSSSFKSIQLNSENMEKILIGEVQQKDRHYRIDITMAQYQEQIQGKTAELFALSCFLGAYESGQSAPFAARARKIGLAIGMAFQILDDILDYQAVSPEIGKPILEDVAEGVYTSPLIFALQTDYRTELLPLLRQQGQINATDRHRVQTIVIAAGGIEQAKQLATRYTNQALHLLNKLPNNATRTTLIQLTQQLLDRHN; encoded by the coding sequence ATGCAAGCAACGCAATTACATCCACTTTGGCATGATTATCCAACTTTACAACCAGAGTTACAGCAAGTTATGCAACTAATGGATGCTAATATTAATATTTCCGATACCGCCATTACTAGTGCCATTCTCGAAATGATTCACAGTGGTGGTAAACTCTTGCGGCCAGCCTACTGTCTGTTATTTTCACAATTTAAAACAACCGACCGGCAGCGAATGATTGCCCTCGCAGCGGCGCTAGAAACGTTGCATACAGCGACTTTAATTCATGATGATATCTTAGACGATGCTAAGCTTAGACGCCATCAGGCCAGCATCCAAGAGCAATTCGGTAAAGATGTCGCAGTCTATGCCGGTGATTATCTATTCGTCGTCGTATTTAAAATACTAGCGCAATACTCAAGTAGTTTTAAAAGCATCCAGTTAAATTCCGAAAATATGGAAAAAATTCTAATTGGTGAGGTCCAACAGAAAGATCGCCATTACCGCATTGATATTACGATGGCGCAATATCAAGAACAAATTCAAGGTAAAACAGCTGAGCTCTTCGCATTGAGCTGTTTCCTTGGCGCATACGAATCCGGTCAAAGCGCCCCATTTGCTGCTCGAGCTCGTAAAATCGGCCTAGCCATTGGGATGGCATTTCAAATTCTAGACGATATTCTCGACTATCAAGCCGTTAGTCCGGAAATTGGAAAGCCAATCTTAGAAGATGTGGCCGAGGGTGTCTACACATCGCCACTCATCTTTGCCCTACAAACTGACTACCGAACTGAGTTACTGCCCTTATTACGCCAGCAAGGACAAATTAACGCGACTGACCGTCACCGTGTTCAGACCATTGTTATCGCCGCCGGTGGCATTGAGCAGGCTAAACAATTAGCCACCCGTTACACCAATCAAGCTTTACATTTATTAAATAAACTGCCAAACAATGCAACTCGCACCACTTTAATCCAATTAACGCAGCAACTATTGGATCGACATAATTAA
- a CDS encoding Gx transporter family protein translates to MNNSYEQSNKTHRNIYIALLVAQGVIIGILERMIPFPFAFAPGAKLGLANLITIVAIFTLSFRDVITLTWLRLILTALLGGTLSTFIYSFGGAFLSLFTMLLVKQLGPKRVSIIGISATGGVMHNVGQLLVASFIAQTWTVMLYLPVLSIIGLAAGSALGIAANYLFTHVTSLSYLRFNHEQRPSQKKE, encoded by the coding sequence TTGAATAATTCATATGAACAATCAAATAAGACACACCGAAACATTTATATTGCCCTTTTAGTGGCCCAGGGCGTCATTATTGGCATTTTAGAGCGCATGATTCCCTTCCCTTTCGCCTTTGCTCCTGGTGCGAAACTGGGGTTAGCGAATCTCATTACCATTGTCGCTATCTTCACGCTATCTTTTCGTGATGTCATTACCTTAACCTGGTTACGCTTAATCTTAACCGCCCTCTTAGGGGGGACGCTATCAACCTTTATCTATAGTTTTGGTGGGGCTTTTCTCAGTTTATTTACTATGTTACTTGTTAAACAACTCGGACCAAAACGGGTTAGTATTATTGGCATTTCTGCCACCGGTGGTGTGATGCACAATGTCGGTCAACTTTTAGTCGCCAGCTTTATCGCCCAGACTTGGACCGTCATGTTGTACCTACCCGTACTATCAATCATTGGCTTAGCGGCCGGTAGTGCACTCGGGATTGCCGCCAATTACCTCTTTACCCATGTGACCAGTCTGAGCTATTTACGTTTTAATCATGAACAACGACCAAGTCAAAAAAAGGAGTAA
- a CDS encoding NusG domain II-containing protein: MHRLRATNQLLKRYGAMLRPFDFIIIVCLLILSFAPLAVFSYQQRQQAIQAAQSAKKTPHTLTAVVSHDGHVLKRVNLTTLAKTQHYTYRDQAGHYNQITFKAKRVAITKANCSDQVCVRRGWIHKPGQTIVCLPHKILIEIKSSTGQVKAGGNGLVTE; encoded by the coding sequence ATGCATCGTTTACGTGCAACCAACCAACTATTAAAACGATATGGCGCAATGTTACGTCCGTTTGATTTCATTATTATTGTATGCTTGCTCATTTTGTCATTTGCACCTTTGGCCGTTTTCTCCTACCAGCAACGGCAACAAGCTATCCAAGCCGCTCAAAGTGCCAAAAAGACGCCACATACCTTAACTGCGGTTGTTTCACATGATGGGCATGTCTTAAAACGGGTTAATTTAACGACATTAGCTAAAACCCAGCACTATACGTATCGTGATCAAGCTGGCCACTATAATCAAATCACATTTAAAGCCAAACGTGTCGCGATTACTAAGGCCAACTGTTCGGATCAAGTTTGTGTCCGCCGGGGCTGGATTCATAAGCCGGGACAGACGATTGTCTGTTTGCCCCATAAGATCTTAATTGAAATCAAGTCTAGTACCGGTCAAGTCAAAGCGGGCGGCAACGGACTGGTTACGGAGTAA
- a CDS encoding NAD(P)/FAD-dependent oxidoreductase, whose translation MAKKNIVVVGAGFAGVYATKKLAKHFKKNADVEITLIDRHSYFTYMTELHEVATERVDPEHIQYDLQRLFSRRKNVRLVTDTVTGIDKEKQTVTTENGSYQYDQLLISLGGESNDFGTPGVKEHGFELWSFEQAMALRSHLAAVIRRGAVELDPAKRKAMLTLTVCGSGFTGSELVGELIEYRDVLARDNKLDPNEITLQLVEAAPTIINMLNRTQAGKAEKYMIKHGVTIKTNSMITGVFEDHVTLKDQADLPTYTLIWTAGVRANGVVDKFGIETGRGGRLAANEFMQAKGCKNIFLAGDSTFYQEPDQPRPVPQIVQGAEETAATAVQGIIKNVDHSDVTIKPFKGAYQASVDSIGSKYAVAQVLEKWNVSGFIAVLLKHAINWMYYVQIFSGYYLFQYFMHEFFRTRNQRNVFRGWTSRAGNVLWSVPLRFFYGAMWLWDCWTKVQGKESWFVDKLRLTSFSWLQVSATSGASESTSKAAKGIFSLSYMYGKDPLLVFDKMPAWFESVTKIFIPNMQMAFFFQKLMTCVEIAVALCIFFGLFTWLANGITIGLVIVFCLSGMFYWVNLWMIFAAIALMNGSGRTFGLDYWVVPWLQKHLGHWWYGNVRSHYDGVKTR comes from the coding sequence ATGGCAAAGAAAAATATTGTCGTTGTCGGCGCGGGATTTGCCGGAGTTTACGCGACAAAGAAATTAGCGAAGCATTTTAAAAAGAATGCTGACGTTGAAATCACGTTAATTGACCGGCATTCATACTTCACGTACATGACTGAACTACATGAAGTTGCTACTGAACGAGTTGATCCAGAGCATATTCAATATGATTTGCAACGGTTATTTTCTCGTCGGAAGAATGTCCGCTTAGTTACCGACACGGTTACGGGAATTGATAAAGAAAAGCAAACGGTTACTACTGAAAATGGTAGTTACCAGTACGACCAATTACTCATTAGTTTGGGTGGCGAGTCTAATGACTTTGGGACCCCTGGCGTCAAGGAACACGGTTTCGAATTGTGGTCCTTCGAACAAGCGATGGCACTCCGGTCACACTTAGCAGCGGTGATTCGTCGTGGGGCCGTTGAGTTAGACCCAGCCAAACGCAAAGCCATGTTAACTTTAACCGTCTGTGGTTCTGGGTTTACTGGTTCTGAATTAGTCGGTGAATTAATCGAATATCGAGATGTCTTAGCTCGTGATAATAAGCTTGACCCTAACGAAATTACGTTACAACTCGTTGAAGCTGCGCCAACAATTATCAACATGTTAAATCGAACTCAGGCTGGCAAAGCTGAGAAGTACATGATTAAACATGGTGTTACCATCAAGACAAATTCAATGATTACTGGCGTCTTTGAAGATCACGTGACCTTAAAAGACCAAGCTGATTTACCAACTTATACTTTGATTTGGACTGCTGGTGTGCGCGCCAATGGTGTCGTTGATAAGTTTGGTATCGAAACTGGTCGTGGCGGTCGGCTCGCTGCCAATGAATTCATGCAAGCTAAAGGCTGCAAGAACATCTTCTTAGCTGGTGATTCAACGTTCTACCAAGAACCCGATCAACCACGTCCAGTCCCACAAATTGTTCAAGGGGCTGAAGAAACTGCGGCAACTGCGGTTCAAGGCATCATTAAAAATGTTGATCATTCCGATGTCACCATTAAACCATTTAAAGGGGCCTACCAAGCTTCGGTTGATTCGATTGGTTCGAAGTATGCCGTCGCTCAAGTCCTTGAAAAATGGAACGTTTCTGGCTTCATTGCCGTCCTCTTGAAGCATGCTATCAACTGGATGTACTATGTTCAAATTTTCTCAGGCTATTATTTATTCCAGTACTTTATGCACGAATTCTTCCGGACACGCAACCAACGTAATGTTTTCCGCGGTTGGACGTCACGAGCCGGCAACGTCTTATGGAGTGTGCCATTACGGTTCTTCTACGGGGCAATGTGGCTTTGGGATTGTTGGACTAAAGTTCAAGGGAAAGAATCGTGGTTTGTTGATAAACTCCGACTAACCTCTTTCTCCTGGTTACAGGTTTCTGCAACTAGTGGTGCTAGTGAATCAACTTCTAAAGCCGCCAAAGGGATCTTTAGTTTATCTTATATGTACGGAAAAGATCCCTTGCTCGTCTTTGATAAGATGCCAGCATGGTTTGAATCGGTCACTAAGATCTTTATTCCTAACATGCAGATGGCTTTCTTCTTCCAGAAGTTAATGACTTGCGTTGAAATCGCCGTTGCGTTATGTATCTTCTTCGGCCTCTTCACTTGGTTAGCAAACGGAATCACAATTGGTTTAGTCATCGTTTTCTGTTTATCAGGGATGTTCTACTGGGTCAACTTGTGGATGATTTTCGCTGCCATCGCATTAATGAACGGTTCTGGTCGGACCTTTGGGTTGGATTATTGGGTCGTTCCGTGGTTACAAAAACATCTCGGTCATTGGTGGTACGGCAACGTTCGTTCCCACTATGATGGTGTTAAAACCCGTTAA
- the pplA gene encoding extracellular electron transfer flavoprotein PplA, translating into MKFKSIVTGASVVVISALALAGCGSSSSSSSSSSSKKSSSSSSSAKTTKVAKLTAGSKMKAGTYKLEETNYSHGYRAKFSITVNNKGKVTKSDYDQVNKQGKSKVDDASYNKQMKKVSGTNPKTYEPKLNKALEGAAATGNVASIDVVSGATESSKSFQNYAQQLVQAAQAGNTATIKINNGAKMKDGTYNLSEKNYSHGYRATFAITVKDNKITKSEYDQVNKKGKSKVDDAAYNKQMKKISKTNPKTYEPALNKALVKDSDPTKVDVVTGATESSNTFVLYAEQLQNAAQNGDTKAITVDNMVFSD; encoded by the coding sequence ATGAAGTTTAAGTCAATTGTTACGGGTGCATCAGTAGTTGTTATTTCCGCATTAGCATTAGCAGGTTGTGGGAGCAGCTCATCGAGTTCAAGTTCGTCATCTTCAAAGAAAAGCAGTTCATCTTCGTCATCAGCTAAAACGACTAAGGTCGCTAAGTTAACGGCTGGTAGCAAGATGAAGGCTGGGACTTACAAACTTGAAGAAACAAACTATTCACATGGTTATCGGGCGAAGTTCAGTATTACCGTTAATAACAAAGGTAAAGTGACAAAGTCAGATTATGATCAAGTTAACAAGCAAGGCAAGTCTAAAGTAGATGATGCTTCTTACAATAAGCAAATGAAGAAGGTTTCTGGGACTAATCCTAAGACCTATGAACCAAAATTGAACAAGGCTTTAGAAGGCGCAGCAGCAACGGGGAATGTGGCATCAATTGATGTTGTTTCAGGCGCTACTGAATCATCAAAATCCTTCCAAAACTATGCGCAACAATTAGTTCAAGCTGCACAAGCTGGTAACACTGCGACGATTAAAATCAATAACGGTGCTAAGATGAAAGATGGGACGTATAACCTATCTGAAAAGAACTATTCACACGGCTACCGGGCAACCTTTGCTATTACCGTTAAGGATAACAAGATTACGAAGTCTGAATACGACCAAGTTAATAAGAAGGGCAAGTCAAAAGTTGACGATGCCGCTTATAACAAGCAAATGAAGAAGATTTCTAAGACGAATCCTAAGACTTATGAACCAGCTTTAAACAAAGCTTTAGTTAAGGATAGTGATCCAACTAAGGTTGACGTGGTTACTGGTGCAACTGAATCATCAAATACCTTCGTTTTATATGCGGAACAATTACAAAATGCCGCACAAAATGGCGATACTAAGGCGATCACAGTTGATAACATGGTCTTCTCTGACTAA
- a CDS encoding FAD:protein FMN transferase codes for MKLKKWLQLVVVVALIVPLTACGTKTAQQKKAAQRPKPTKVVQTPTEDTQFMMGTVVTLRVYNKGKSDVVAGAFKLLKKEAKEVTTNAKGSEIDKVNAAAGKHAVVVSRDVYPILKAAYYYSKNSDESFDMAIGSITQLWRIGFSDARVPSQAEIATNVKLVDYTKVKLNDQKRSVYLTEKGMKLDLGGIAKGYMTDQVQKYFLNHGVSTAIIDLGGNIYVMGNSPKKTKSGNWTVGIQDPKQSRGTSIGSLPAKNKSIVTSGIYERYLKKDGKVYSHLMDPKTGSPFQNNLMGVSIISKKSTDGDGLSTATFDKGLKAGMTYINGKADQGIGAIFITKDKKVYVSNNLKKKFTLFSDTGYHYGPASDLK; via the coding sequence ATGAAATTAAAAAAATGGCTCCAACTCGTTGTCGTCGTGGCCTTAATTGTGCCATTAACTGCTTGTGGAACTAAAACGGCACAGCAAAAAAAAGCGGCTCAACGACCTAAACCCACTAAAGTGGTGCAAACGCCAACCGAAGATACGCAATTTATGATGGGAACCGTTGTGACCTTACGGGTTTATAATAAGGGTAAAAGTGACGTGGTCGCCGGCGCATTTAAGTTATTGAAAAAAGAAGCTAAGGAAGTTACGACCAATGCGAAAGGCTCAGAAATCGATAAAGTTAATGCCGCTGCCGGTAAACATGCGGTGGTTGTCAGCCGGGATGTTTATCCAATTTTAAAGGCCGCCTATTATTATAGTAAGAATTCGGATGAATCCTTCGATATGGCGATTGGGTCGATTACGCAATTATGGCGAATTGGTTTCTCGGATGCTCGCGTCCCAAGTCAAGCTGAGATTGCGACTAATGTTAAGTTAGTTGATTATACTAAGGTTAAGCTCAACGACCAAAAGCGTTCGGTTTATCTGACGGAAAAAGGCATGAAGTTGGACTTAGGCGGGATTGCCAAAGGGTATATGACCGATCAAGTGCAAAAGTATTTCTTGAATCACGGCGTTTCAACGGCAATTATTGATTTAGGTGGCAATATTTATGTGATGGGCAACAGTCCTAAGAAAACGAAGTCTGGGAACTGGACCGTCGGCATTCAAGACCCGAAACAATCTCGGGGGACGTCAATTGGCTCATTGCCTGCTAAAAATAAATCAATTGTGACTTCAGGAATTTATGAACGCTACCTTAAAAAAGATGGTAAAGTTTATAGCCATTTGATGGATCCTAAAACAGGGTCGCCGTTTCAAAATAATTTGATGGGTGTTTCCATTATTTCGAAAAAGTCGACCGATGGGGATGGTCTATCGACCGCGACTTTTGACAAAGGGTTAAAGGCCGGGATGACCTATATCAATGGTAAAGCAGATCAAGGTATTGGCGCTATCTTTATTACTAAAGATAAAAAAGTTTATGTTTCGAATAATCTGAAAAAGAAATTTACGTTATTCAGTGATACTGGGTACCATTACGGACCAGCAAGTGATTTGAAATAG